A window of Mucilaginibacter robiniae genomic DNA:
GGCATCTGGATTTACCAAAATGCATGGTTTCACATGGGTAAGATTGATAAAGGTTTCAGTACGGAGTACATCTTAAAAGGCGACAGCAATAGTGGAGTATATGCTTTTATTTTGAAAGGTGATGTAACCATAAATAACCAGCAACTAAACACTCGCGATGGTTTAGGTGTTTGGGGTGTATATAAACTCGACATTATAGCCGATAGTGATGCTGAGCTTTTATTAATGGAAGTACCTATGATATTTTAACCGTATGAATAAAACAGAAATTTTGGTAGTAGGCCGCCATGAACAAATTTTAGAAACTGTAGTGAGGCTGATTAATAACAACCCGGAATGGCACGGCGTAGGCGCATTAACTAATGCCGAAGCTATTCAGCTTTTCAACCACGAGGTATTTGATTTAGTATTATTAAGCAGTGGTATTGACAAAACTGAAGAAAATGACTTACGTGCTTACTTTATTGACCATCGGCCTAATACTTTGATTGTACAGCATTATG
This region includes:
- a CDS encoding response regulator gives rise to the protein MNKTEILVVGRHEQILETVVRLINNNPEWHGVGALTNAEAIQLFNHEVFDLVLLSSGIDKTEENDLRAYFIDHRPNTLIVQHYGGGSGLLTAEIYEALKNKQ